The Candidatus Methylacidiphilales bacterium genome includes the window TCAAACTCACCCGCCCCGCCGTCGTCAACATCTACACCGAGGTCCTCCAACAACGCCGCGTGGTCGACCCCATGGATTCCTTCTTCGAACAATTCTACGGCTTCAGCCGCGGCGGACGCATCCTCCAGGTCCCCGTCCGTAGCCTCGGCTCCGGCGTCCTCGTCGACCCCAAAGGATACATCGTCACCAATGAACACGTCGTCGCCCGCGCCAAGGACGCCAAAATCAAGGTCACCCTCTCCGACGGCACCGACTACGAGGCCAAATTCCTCCGCGACGACCCCGACCTCGACCTCGCCCTTATCCGCATCCAGCGCAAGGACCCCTTCCCCATCGTCGATGTCAACCAGATCTCCCCCAACCTTCTCGGCCAGACCGTCATCGCCATCGGCAACCCCGTCGGTTACGAAAGCAGCGTCAGCCAGGGCATCCTCAGCGCCAAGGACCGCAGCCTGACCATCGAAGACAACACCTACGATGCCCTCCTCCAAACCGATGCCGCCATCAATCCCGGCAACTCCGGCGGACCGCTCGTCGATATCTCCGGGAAATTTGTCGGCATCAATTCAGCCAAACTCGGCCAGGCCGGCGTGGACAACATCGGCTTTGCCATCCCCGGCGAGCGCGTCCGGGCTTTCGTCAACGATTCCATCGCCATCGCCGAGGGTAAAAAAGCCGAGCCCCCGCCCGTCTCCCTGACCAAAATCATCCAGGACAAACTCGGCCTCAGCCTGCAGGAACTCGATCCCGACCTCGCCTCCTCTTTCGGCTTCCGCCCCGGCTCCGGCCTCATCGTGGTCAAAGTCGACAAGGACGGCCCCGCAGGCAAAGCCGGCGTCGAACGCGGCATGCTCGTGACCGCCATCGGGGCCTACCGCGTCCGCACCGAGGCCGACATCCCCCGCAATATCCAGCGACTCAAAACCGGCGACAAAATCAAAATTTCCATCTCCCTCCTCATCCGCAACGGCCAGATGCTCGCCACCCGCTCCGGCATGGTCGAATTGACCGCCCAATGACCCACCCCCGGGTCCCTCCTTTTTCATCTGGGCATCGGCCCAATCCCCGCTACGTTTATGGGCTCCCATGATTCAGTGGATTTTGCACAAAATTGTCGGCACCCGGAACCAGCGCGAAGTCAAACGCCTCCGCCCCCTCGTGGCCCG containing:
- a CDS encoding trypsin-like peptidase domain-containing protein; this translates as MNPERHTDDLTAMYFPCQSLKTIRAAAGLAALTAILLAFSAPAARALTPEEEPVVQVVKLTRPAVVNIYTEVLQQRRVVDPMDSFFEQFYGFSRGGRILQVPVRSLGSGVLVDPKGYIVTNEHVVARAKDAKIKVTLSDGTDYEAKFLRDDPDLDLALIRIQRKDPFPIVDVNQISPNLLGQTVIAIGNPVGYESSVSQGILSAKDRSLTIEDNTYDALLQTDAAINPGNSGGPLVDISGKFVGINSAKLGQAGVDNIGFAIPGERVRAFVNDSIAIAEGKKAEPPPVSLTKIIQDKLGLSLQELDPDLASSFGFRPGSGLIVVKVDKDGPAGKAGVERGMLVTAIGAYRVRTEADIPRNIQRLKTGDKIKISISLLIRNGQMLATRSGMVELTAQ